The Henckelia pumila isolate YLH828 chromosome 2, ASM3356847v2, whole genome shotgun sequence genome includes a window with the following:
- the LOC140877514 gene encoding glutathione S-transferase T3-like, translating to MDENTRVYLRYLLNSTQNSQENSSSQNPQIPPTHQYPHPFPTMQFPPQNLQNFQGFGNFMSHPNYIPRGPQQPLSAEYWQNTSHPQFTPPVLQGFGFPHTTGTHFSSSMPTEPASPTFVPETQLSDRESPIEVVNLEKTVPDAEGTRKRSTWTKVEDAVLARSFVTISDDPIIGNDQKADAFWGRVASYYNDNRPACSNNRKANVIRSHWHNTIQKKVNRFNANYNSIYSLDRSCHSDEDILRFAYEKYREENNGVAFNLEHVWRIVKDRPMFTLQSDDHFVATKKTKTSESGASNTSSNQNVSIDIDDKDTRPMGRKEA from the coding sequence ATGGATGAAAATACGAGGGTATATCTTAGATATTTGTTGAATTCTACACAAaactcgcaagaaaattcatctTCCCAAAATCCACAAATTCCACCAACTCATCAATATCCACATCCATTTCCAACTATGCAGTTTCCTCCACAAAACCTTCAAAATTTCCAAGGCTTTGGAAATTTTATGAGTCATCCAAATTATATCCCCAGAGGTCCACAACAACCGCTTTCAGCCGAATATTGGCAAAACACGAGTCATCCACAATTCACGCCGCCGGTTCTTCAAGGCTTTGGTTTCCCACACACAACTGGTACGCATTTTTCATCTTCGATGCCGACTGAACCTGCATCTCCGACTTTTGTCCCAGAGACTCAACTTTCCGATCGTGAAtccccaatcgaggtggtgaattTAGAAAAAACGGTTCCTGATGCTGAGGGTACGAGAAAGCGTTCGACTTGGACAAAGGTTGAAGATGCGGTCTTGGCGAGAAGTTTTGTCACAATCAGTGATGATCCAATAATCGGCAATGACCAGAAGGCCGATGCATTTTGGGGACGTGTCGCAAGCTACTACAATGACAATCGTCCTGCATGTTCAAACAACAGAAAAGCTAATGTTATACGGTCACATTGGCACAACACAATCCAGAAGAAGGTAAATCGATTCAACGCAAATTACAatagtatttatagtttagatCGCAGTTGTCACAGTGACGAAGACATATTGAGGTTTGCGTATGAAAAATATCGCGAAGAAAACAATGGTGTTGCGTTCAACCTCGAACATGTGTGGAGAATTGTTAAAGATCGTCCAATGTTTACTCTACAATCCGATGATCACTTTGTGGCCACAAAGAAAACGAAGACCTCTGAGTCAGGAGCAAGCAACACATCTTCCAACCAAAATGTGAGCATAGACATAGATGACAAAGATACTCGTCCAATGGGTAGGAAGGAAGCATAA